The following are encoded together in the Mesoterricola sediminis genome:
- a CDS encoding phage tail tube protein, producing MAVENANSTQLAYIQEGQFGVTPSTPTGQLIRWTDLSLGPDRDYIDNPEYRTDGQTAAGRGGAIRGKGSFGGKVSYGTLDDFLAAALGNFGWSSNVIKIKGTSVMSAASVAVAASGKTFTRLAGSFLTDGFAVGDYVTWSGFTNSANNITVQITTLTATVMTCSNAAGLVDEGTATGRSCVTNTRPSFTFEKGHRNNGLYFGYTGCVVDGFELKGAVDSAVEYGIDLLAKAALDEARASLFSALTAVNTNPLLTTWEGGAKKGGNSISLTSWSMKVARNSDSGKVCGSSALYDISPRAAKVTGSLELYFDQNAYGLYTDMRADNDAALQFILGSGTAKSYQVDLTKCKLKNWKGDPREGMGLVSVDYESYAPDSGTNTACMITRIP from the coding sequence ATGGCTGTCGAGAATGCCAACAGCACGCAGCTCGCTTACATCCAGGAGGGCCAGTTCGGCGTGACGCCCTCCACCCCCACCGGCCAGCTCATCCGCTGGACGGACCTGAGCCTCGGGCCCGACCGGGACTACATCGACAACCCCGAGTACCGCACGGATGGCCAGACCGCCGCCGGGAGGGGCGGGGCCATCCGGGGCAAGGGCAGTTTCGGGGGGAAAGTCTCCTACGGCACCCTCGATGATTTCCTCGCCGCCGCGCTCGGCAATTTCGGCTGGTCCTCCAACGTCATCAAGATCAAGGGCACGTCGGTCATGAGCGCGGCCAGCGTTGCCGTCGCCGCCTCCGGCAAGACTTTCACGCGCCTCGCGGGGTCCTTCCTCACGGACGGTTTCGCGGTGGGCGACTACGTCACCTGGTCGGGGTTCACCAACTCCGCCAACAACATCACCGTCCAGATCACAACCCTGACCGCCACCGTCATGACCTGCTCCAACGCCGCCGGTCTGGTCGATGAGGGGACTGCGACGGGGCGCTCCTGCGTGACCAACACCCGGCCCTCGTTCACGTTCGAGAAGGGCCACCGCAACAACGGCCTCTACTTCGGCTACACGGGCTGTGTGGTGGACGGGTTCGAACTCAAGGGCGCGGTGGACTCCGCCGTGGAATACGGCATCGACCTGCTGGCCAAGGCCGCCCTGGACGAAGCCCGCGCCAGCCTGTTCTCCGCCCTCACCGCGGTCAACACCAACCCGCTCCTCACGACCTGGGAAGGCGGGGCCAAGAAGGGCGGAAACTCGATCAGCCTGACCTCCTGGAGCATGAAGGTCGCCCGGAATTCCGACAGCGGGAAGGTCTGCGGCTCCAGCGCCCTCTACGACATCTCCCCCCGGGCCGCCAAGGTCACCGGGAGCCTGGAGCTCTACTTCGACCAGAACGCCTACGGGCTCTACACCGACATGCGGGCCGACAACGACGCGGCGCTCCAGTTCATTCTCGGCTCCGGGACGGCCAAGTCCTACCAGGTCGACCTGACGAAGTGCAAGTTGAAGAACTGGAAGGGCGATCCCAGGGAAGGGATGGGCCTCGTCTCCGTGGACTACGAGTCCTACGCCCCCGATTCCGGGACCAACACGGCCTGCATGATCACCCGCATCCCCTGA
- a CDS encoding phage tail terminator-like protein, with the protein MSETARAALDQHLAAFVDDPSTIAWPNRVFDPAKVTAYWKVSLLLVGINPEQGSENDHVQGIYQVSRMSPPDSGIAQALKDCEALAQHFRLARLGDVQCGRPTIGTPMSQPDRLHTPVSIPFLCL; encoded by the coding sequence ATGAGCGAGACCGCACGCGCCGCCCTGGACCAGCACCTCGCCGCCTTTGTCGATGACCCGTCCACCATCGCCTGGCCCAACCGGGTGTTCGACCCCGCGAAGGTCACCGCCTACTGGAAGGTCTCTCTCCTGCTCGTGGGCATCAACCCTGAGCAGGGTTCCGAAAACGATCACGTCCAGGGGATCTACCAGGTCTCCAGGATGAGCCCCCCGGATTCAGGCATCGCGCAGGCCCTCAAGGACTGCGAGGCCCTGGCCCAGCATTTCCGGCTGGCCCGTCTGGGAGATGTCCAGTGCGGGCGCCCCACGATCGGGACGCCCATGTCGCAGCCCGACCGGCTCCACACCCCCGTTTCCATCCCGTTTCTCTGCCTCTGA